One stretch of Caldilineales bacterium DNA includes these proteins:
- a CDS encoding P-II family nitrogen regulator, whose amino-acid sequence MTKKIEAIIREEALDAVKDALHAIGIVGMNVIEVRGHGRQGGIELSWRGTSYHMDLIPKMQVNIVLSDHNVDKAVDAICQAARTGRTGDGIIFIYPVDDVVRIRTGERGREALMYPDDIDARRLAAGGGNGGSAKK is encoded by the coding sequence AATCGAAGCCATCATCCGTGAAGAAGCATTGGACGCAGTGAAGGATGCGCTGCATGCCATCGGCATCGTCGGCATGAATGTGATCGAGGTGCGCGGGCATGGCCGCCAGGGTGGGATCGAGCTTTCCTGGCGGGGCACGTCCTATCACATGGACCTGATCCCCAAGATGCAGGTCAACATCGTCCTCAGCGACCACAATGTCGATAAAGCGGTGGATGCGATTTGCCAGGCGGCTCGCACCGGGCGCACCGGCGACGGCATCATTTTCATCTACCCGGTGGATGATGTGGTGCGCATCCGCACGGGTGAGCGTGGCCGCGAGGCGCTGATGTACCCCGATGACATCGACGCGCGGCGGTTGGCGGCAGGCGGGGGG